A DNA window from Impatiens glandulifera chromosome 7, dImpGla2.1, whole genome shotgun sequence contains the following coding sequences:
- the LOC124910219 gene encoding uncharacterized protein LOC124910219 isoform X2, translating into MAAELLFTEGEMVLQKGLGYPKAFAKLCKDHSFNPYFHGPPFTFIPYPLQQIEEKEFEEMFPIIDPNAKPTMKPKIFVNLIWKNLNHLGNAGFDPDKFRVDPYGNVLYYHADPASPLAWEIDHWFPCSRGGMTVASNLRILQWQICKKKKNTLEFLIPWWDLQVGISITQFLSIFASSNSDFRNRAFSWLFMEGANQELNVSQTVESHLFPQHFDESKEKIGLAPAAVVLTRGEFNDTSVNSLDFNRRPRSNSPIMGARILRSNSLKEKENENPYKAIVMARDSLRHKEAAENMQVEIQKLDNDMNELKQIAEEEKIAIQELELVLIKRRRRAEKCRRVAEAQSSHRIMIEKMIRDSMHQSVIYKEQMRLNQAASNSLMARLEAQRAICDSSEKELLRKFKQRDELEKQIMHDHHLISEQTRKRSRLISDNDSSSLIEGNDHNPVLYLHGDSSKTLLQNEESNKAIVEDEEMRNQRGKDCNQLQKDGIQGEEEEECSYPDNIQNPIQVNADSNHHQQQQQQQQQQKFDIQGEEDEIVEIELNKIPLKRDYKEKTGRLSFDDGNKDGINRKEKKKLFGRSESARVFRRVPSSPSIMESMRKGVDFIRKKTIAIDDNNVKEDDENHVAAKRNFIKSSIRTIKKAVKF; encoded by the exons ATGGCGGCTGAACTTCTATTTACAGAAGGAGAAATGGTGCTTCAAAAAGGTCTTGGTTATCCAAAAGCATTCGCTAAGCTCTGTAAAGATCACAGCTTTAATCCGTACTTCCATGGCCCTCCATTCACTTTCATTCCCTACCCTCTGCAACAAATTGAG GAGAAGGAATTCGAGGAAATGTTTCCAATTATCGATCCTAATGCAAAACCCACAATGAAACCCAAGATTTTTGTCAATCTCATTTGGAAGAATCTCAATCATCTGGG GAACGCCGGATTCGACCCGGATAAGTTCAGGGTAGATCCGTATGGAAACGTACTGTATTACCATGCCGATCCTGCTTCTCCTCTTGCTTGGGAAATTGACCATTGGTTTCCTTGTTCAA GAGGAGGGATGACTGTTGCAAGTAATCTGAGGATTCTTCAATGGCAGATAtgtaagaagaagaagaatacttTGGAATTCTTAATACCATGGTGGGATCTTCAAGTGGGTATCTCCATAACCCAGTTTTTATCAATCTTTGCTTCATCAAATTCAGATTTCAG GAATAGAGCGTTTTCATGGCTGTTTATGGAAGGagcaaatcaagaactcaatgTTTCACAGACGGTTGAATCCCATTTGTTTCCCCAGCATTTCGAtgaatcaaaagaaaaaattggTCTCGCCCCAGCTGCTGTTGTCTTGACTCGAGGAGAGTTCAATGATACTTCCGTTAATTCTCTTGATTTCAATAGACGGCCAAGATCAAACTCTCCCATAATGG GAGCCAGAATATTGAGATCGAATTCGTtgaaggagaaggagaatgagAATCCATACAAAGCCATTGTCATGGCAAGAGATTCTCTCCGGCATAAGGAAGCAGCTGAAAATATGCAAGTAGAAATTCAGAAGCTCGACAATGACATGAACGAATTGAAACAAATAGCAGAGGAGGAGAAAATCGCCATACAAGAACTAGAGCTCGTTTTGATCAAACGGAGAAGAAGGGCCGAGAAGTGCAGAAGGGTGGCAGAAGCTCAGTCATCGCACAGAATAATGATCGAGAAAATGATTCGAGATTCAATGCATCA GAGTGTAATTTATAAGGAACAAATGAGATTAAATCAGGCTGCTTCCAATTCTCTAATGGCTAGGCTTGAAGCTCAGAGAGCAATTTGCGATTCATCTGAGAAAGAACTACTCAGGAAATTCAAACAACGCGATGAGCTAGAGAAACAGATAATGCATGATCATCATCTCATTTCGGAGCAGACTAGAAAAAGATCAAGATTAATATCAGATAAcgattcttcttctttaattgAAGGCAATGATCATAATCCGGTTCTTTACCTGCATGGAGATTCGTCCAAGACTCTTTTGCAGAATGAAGAATCCAACAAGGCCATTGTCGAAGATGAAGAGATGAGAAATCAACGTGGAAAAG ATTGTAACCAGTTACAGAAAGATGGCATTCAAggtgaggaagaagaagaatgttCTTATCCAGACAATATTCAAAACCCAATTCAAGTAAATGCAGATTCTAACCACCACCAGCaacagcaacaacaacaacaacaacagaaATTTGACATTCAAGGTGAGGAAGATGAAATAGTTGAGATTGAGCTGAATAAAATTCCATTAAAGAGAGATTACAAAGAAAAAACAGGAAGATTAAGCTTTGATGATGGTAATAAGGATGGAATAAACagaaaggagaagaagaaactGTTTGGAAGGTCTGAAAGTGCCAGAGTTTTCAGAAGAGTGCCGTCTTCTCCTTCTATAATGGAAAGTATGAGAAAAGGAGTTGATTTCATTAGAAAGAAAACAATAGCCATTGATGATAATAATgtgaaagaagatgatgaaaaccATGTTGCTGCAAAGAGAAACTTCATTAAGTCATCCATTAGGACAATCAAGAAGGCTGTCAAGTTCTAA
- the LOC124944907 gene encoding uncharacterized protein LOC124944907, whose protein sequence is MAETTVPDFPGRISWKSALCLKKIVTKFEEMDLVEKVYNTQFRYIVSAPVLQFSGTIEDYDDEEEGSEPEDEHEEPTSKPNTRKRKAALNLKEAVNLKRKLAYESSPAHIPSPPSATSPGLPPTSSVGCKCEELKEEVKALKEELIKEVKEELKEMKTAYEETQTNHKAYMKKLVVSMCEQLLAKSNQRMATLIVKLDSMEEERKKKKKKSKLEKKGKTEDGKVEEMITNEMEMTDRKVEDKTESVNVKVEDKTKSVNVKEDGGEIETDVKVDGGETENDVKEDGGEIETDVKVDGGETENDVKVDGGETENDVKVEKVEKKAKVGKVKLKVGKVEKKVKVEKDATDGKDENDGKDGKDSRNWLKDEATNDETKTVFTCEARKKLFVRVLTKSTWLKDPEIDAVCHLLRKRIEQYPKTYKHCKVSIGDCLLADMMRREYPNYKKDPENFPISDVFSQYFWGAPHRHMPEWPHVDDIYVPLNIGNKHWVLCVVRVQDNHIDVYDCDSSIYRNLDPYMRPLCEMFPRIYAMGASDAELKRYPNFNFQKLTYKRLPHPVKNAVAKNGEVSRAEESGDCGVFMLMHMEYLTAGLGVEKNLTCAYVF, encoded by the exons atggcagaaaccacCGTTCCTGATTTCCCTGGACGGATTTCTTGGAAAAGCGCCCTCTGCCTTAAGAAGATTGTAACGAAGtttgaggaaatggatcttgtgGAGAAGGTGTACAATACCCAATTCCGATATATAGTCTCTGCGCCAGtgttgcagttctcaggaactatt gaggattatgatgatgaagaggaggGAAGTGAACCTGAGGATGAACATGAAGAACCTACTTCCAAACCAAACACCCGGAAGAGAAAGGCTGCGCTTAATCTCAAAGAAGCCGTAAacctgaagaggaagcttgcttatgaatctaGTCCTGCCCACATTCCTAGCCCTCCATCCGCTACTAGTCCTGGATTACCTCCAACATcttctgttggatgtaaatgtgaagAGCTGAAAGAGGAGGTAAAAGCGCTGAAGGAGGAACTCATCAAAGAGGTGAAGGAGGAGCTCAAAGAGATGAAAACAGCTTACGAAGAAACTCAAACAAATCACAAGGCTTATATGAAAAAGTTGGTTGTTAGTATGTGCGAACAGTTATTAGCCAAATCCAACCAAAGGATGGCCACGTTAATTGTCAAATTAGATAGTATGGAggaggagaggaagaagaagaagaagaagagcaaattGGAAAAGAAGGGCAAGACTGAG gatgggaaggtggaggagatgatAACGAATGAGATGGAGATGACGGATCggaaggtggaggataaaacTGAGAGTGttaatgtgaag gtggaggataaaacTAAGAGTGTTAATGTGAAGGaggatggtggggagattgagactgatgtgaaggtggatggtggtgagaCTGAGAATGATGTAAAGGaggatggtggggagattgagactgatgtgaaggtggatggtggtgagaCTGAGAATGATGTaaaggtggatggtggtgagaCTGAGAATGATgtaaag gttgagaaggttgagaagaaagccAAGGTTGGGAAGGTTAAACTCAAGGTTGggaaggttgagaagaaagtcaaggttgagaaggatGCCACGGATGGGAAGGATGAGAACGATGGGAAGGATGGGAAGGATTCGAGG AATTGGTTGAAAGATGAAGCTACCAATGATGAGACAAAGACTGTGTTTACTTGCGAAGCACGAAAGAAGttgtttgttagagttctaacaaagtccacatggcttaaagatcct GAAATCGACGCAGTGTGCCACTTGTTGCGCAAAAGGATTGAGCaatatcccaagacatataaacatTGTAAAGTATCAATAGGGGATTGCTTATTAGCAGATATGATGAGGCGAGAGTACCCGAACTATAAAAAAGATCCTGAAAATTTTCCAATATCAGACGTCTTTTCTCAGTACTTCTGGGGAGCGCCTCATAGACATATGCCAGAATGGCCACACGTAGACGATATTTACGTGCCTTTGAACATTGGCAACAAGCATTGGGTACTGTGCGTCGTTCGTGTACAAGATAATCACATTGACGTTTATGACTGCGACTCGAGTATTTATAGGAATCTCGATCCATACATGAGACCTTTGTGTGAGATGTTTCCACGAATATATGCAATGGGAGCCAGTGATGCTGAGCTAAAACGGTatcctaatttcaatttccagaAACTGACATATAAAAGGTTGCCACACCCAGTCAAAAATGCAGTCGCCAAAAATGGGGAAGTCTCTAGAGCAGAAGAAAGTGGGGATTGTGGTGTATTTATGCTTATGCACATGGAATACTTGACTGCTGGTTTAGGTGTAGAGAAG AACTTGACTTGTGCTTATGTATTCTGA
- the LOC124910219 gene encoding SUN domain-containing protein 2-like isoform X1 — MAAELLFTEGEMVLQKGLGYPKAFAKLCKDHSFNPYFHGPPFTFIPYPLQQIEEKEFEEMFPIIDPNAKPTMKPKIFVNLIWKNLNHLGNAGFDPDKFRVDPYGNVLYYHADPASPLAWEIDHWFPCSRGGMTVASNLRILQWQICKKKKNTLEFLIPWWDLQVGISITQFLSIFASSNSDFRNRAFSWLFMEGANQELNVSQTVESHLFPQHFDESKEKIGLAPAAVVLTRGEFNDTSVNSLDFNRRPRSNSPIMGARILRSNSLKEKENENPYKAIVMARDSLRHKEAAENMQVEIQKLDNDMNELKQIAEEEKIAIQELELVLIKRRRRAEKCRRVAEAQSSHRIMIEKMIRDSMHQSVIYKEQMRLNQAASNSLMARLEAQRAICDSSEKELLRKFKQRDELEKQIMHDHHLISEQTRKRSRLISDNDSSSLIEGNDHNPVLYLHGDSSKTLLQNEESNKAIVEDEEMRNQRGKGNVEKWLKILMEKKEEEIAENLIQDNTDCNQLQKDGIQGEEEEECSYPDNIQNPIQVNADSNHHQQQQQQQQQQKFDIQGEEDEIVEIELNKIPLKRDYKEKTGRLSFDDGNKDGINRKEKKKLFGRSESARVFRRVPSSPSIMESMRKGVDFIRKKTIAIDDNNVKEDDENHVAAKRNFIKSSIRTIKKAVKF; from the exons ATGGCGGCTGAACTTCTATTTACAGAAGGAGAAATGGTGCTTCAAAAAGGTCTTGGTTATCCAAAAGCATTCGCTAAGCTCTGTAAAGATCACAGCTTTAATCCGTACTTCCATGGCCCTCCATTCACTTTCATTCCCTACCCTCTGCAACAAATTGAG GAGAAGGAATTCGAGGAAATGTTTCCAATTATCGATCCTAATGCAAAACCCACAATGAAACCCAAGATTTTTGTCAATCTCATTTGGAAGAATCTCAATCATCTGGG GAACGCCGGATTCGACCCGGATAAGTTCAGGGTAGATCCGTATGGAAACGTACTGTATTACCATGCCGATCCTGCTTCTCCTCTTGCTTGGGAAATTGACCATTGGTTTCCTTGTTCAA GAGGAGGGATGACTGTTGCAAGTAATCTGAGGATTCTTCAATGGCAGATAtgtaagaagaagaagaatacttTGGAATTCTTAATACCATGGTGGGATCTTCAAGTGGGTATCTCCATAACCCAGTTTTTATCAATCTTTGCTTCATCAAATTCAGATTTCAG GAATAGAGCGTTTTCATGGCTGTTTATGGAAGGagcaaatcaagaactcaatgTTTCACAGACGGTTGAATCCCATTTGTTTCCCCAGCATTTCGAtgaatcaaaagaaaaaattggTCTCGCCCCAGCTGCTGTTGTCTTGACTCGAGGAGAGTTCAATGATACTTCCGTTAATTCTCTTGATTTCAATAGACGGCCAAGATCAAACTCTCCCATAATGG GAGCCAGAATATTGAGATCGAATTCGTtgaaggagaaggagaatgagAATCCATACAAAGCCATTGTCATGGCAAGAGATTCTCTCCGGCATAAGGAAGCAGCTGAAAATATGCAAGTAGAAATTCAGAAGCTCGACAATGACATGAACGAATTGAAACAAATAGCAGAGGAGGAGAAAATCGCCATACAAGAACTAGAGCTCGTTTTGATCAAACGGAGAAGAAGGGCCGAGAAGTGCAGAAGGGTGGCAGAAGCTCAGTCATCGCACAGAATAATGATCGAGAAAATGATTCGAGATTCAATGCATCA GAGTGTAATTTATAAGGAACAAATGAGATTAAATCAGGCTGCTTCCAATTCTCTAATGGCTAGGCTTGAAGCTCAGAGAGCAATTTGCGATTCATCTGAGAAAGAACTACTCAGGAAATTCAAACAACGCGATGAGCTAGAGAAACAGATAATGCATGATCATCATCTCATTTCGGAGCAGACTAGAAAAAGATCAAGATTAATATCAGATAAcgattcttcttctttaattgAAGGCAATGATCATAATCCGGTTCTTTACCTGCATGGAGATTCGTCCAAGACTCTTTTGCAGAATGAAGAATCCAACAAGGCCATTGTCGAAGATGAAGAGATGAGAAATCAACGTGGAAAAGGTAATGTGGAGAAATGGCTAAAGATACTaatggagaagaaagaagaagaaattgcaGAAAACCTAATTCAAGATAATACAGATTGTAACCAGTTACAGAAAGATGGCATTCAAggtgaggaagaagaagaatgttCTTATCCAGACAATATTCAAAACCCAATTCAAGTAAATGCAGATTCTAACCACCACCAGCaacagcaacaacaacaacaacaacagaaATTTGACATTCAAGGTGAGGAAGATGAAATAGTTGAGATTGAGCTGAATAAAATTCCATTAAAGAGAGATTACAAAGAAAAAACAGGAAGATTAAGCTTTGATGATGGTAATAAGGATGGAATAAACagaaaggagaagaagaaactGTTTGGAAGGTCTGAAAGTGCCAGAGTTTTCAGAAGAGTGCCGTCTTCTCCTTCTATAATGGAAAGTATGAGAAAAGGAGTTGATTTCATTAGAAAGAAAACAATAGCCATTGATGATAATAATgtgaaagaagatgatgaaaaccATGTTGCTGCAAAGAGAAACTTCATTAAGTCATCCATTAGGACAATCAAGAAGGCTGTCAAGTTCTAA